One segment of Planctomycetota bacterium DNA contains the following:
- the purE gene encoding 5-(carboxyamino)imidazole ribonucleotide mutase translates to MAARKVAVVMGSEADLATMTAALEQLARFGIPYDIHVLSAHRSPDAVAELAAGAEAQGIELFIAAAGKAAHLAGVIASKTTLPVIGCPMETGLAGGLDSLLSMVQMPQGVPVATMGTGKSGAVNAAILAAQILARSDPDLRQKLAHHKADMAARVVQASRDIRQRLGHTDPSPAAQ, encoded by the coding sequence ATGGCCGCCCGCAAAGTCGCCGTCGTGATGGGCAGCGAGGCCGACCTCGCCACGATGACCGCCGCCCTCGAGCAACTCGCCCGGTTCGGCATCCCCTACGACATTCACGTCCTCTCCGCCCACCGGTCGCCCGACGCTGTGGCCGAGCTGGCCGCCGGCGCCGAAGCCCAGGGCATCGAGCTCTTCATCGCCGCCGCGGGCAAGGCCGCCCACCTGGCCGGCGTCATCGCCTCCAAGACCACCCTGCCCGTCATCGGCTGCCCGATGGAGACGGGGCTCGCCGGCGGACTCGACTCCCTCCTCTCCATGGTCCAGATGCCCCAGGGCGTCCCGGTCGCCACGATGGGCACGGGCAAGAGCGGCGCTGTCAATGCCGCCATTCTCGCCGCCCAGATTCTCGCCCGCAGCGACCCCGATCTTCGCCAGAAGCTCGCCCACCACAAGGCCGACATGGCGGCCCGGGTTGTGCAGGCGTCGCGCGACATCCGCCAGCGCCTCGGCCACACCGACCCGTCGCCCGCAGCCCAGTAG
- the rpmB gene encoding 50S ribosomal protein L28, which translates to MSRVCEFCGKSVSFGRQIARRGLAKSKGGIGLKTTGITKRVFRPNLQSVRITDQGRVRRARVCTACIRSGRIRKAP; encoded by the coding sequence ATGTCCAGAGTGTGCGAATTCTGCGGGAAGAGCGTGTCGTTCGGGCGCCAGATCGCGCGGCGCGGCCTGGCCAAGAGCAAGGGCGGCATCGGCCTGAAGACGACCGGCATCACGAAGCGGGTGTTCCGGCCGAACCTCCAGAGCGTGCGCATCACCGACCAGGGCCGCGTGCGGCGCGCCCGGGTCTGCACGGCGTGCATCCGCTCGGGACGCATCCGCAAGGCTCCGTGA